The stretch of DNA NNNNNNNNNNNNNNNNNNNNNNNNNNNNNNNNNNNNNNNNNNNNNNNNNNNNNNNNNNNNNNNNNNNNNNNNNNNNNNNNNNNNNNNNNNNNNNNNNNNNNNNNNNNNNNNNNNNNNNNNNNNNNNNNNNNNNNNNNNNNNNNNNNNNNNNNNNNNNNNNNNNNNNNNNNNNNNNNNNNNNNNNNNNNNNNNNNNNNNNNNNNNNNNNNNNNNNNNNNNNNNNNNNNNNNNNNNNNNNNNNNNNNNNNNNNNNNNNNNNNNNNNNNNNNNNNNNNNNNNNNNNNNNNNNNNNNNNNNNNNNNNNNNNNNNNNNNNNNNNNNNNNNNNNNNNNNNNNNNNNNNNNNNNNNNNNNNNNNNNNNNNNNNNNNNNNNNNNNNNNNNNNNNNNNNNNNNNNNNNNNNNNNNNNNNNNNNNNNNNNNNNNNNNNNNNNNNNNNNNNNNNNNNNNNNNNNNNNNNNNNNNNNNNNNNNNNNNNNNNNNNNNNNNNNNNNNNNNNNNNNNNNNNNNNNNNNNNNNNNNNNNNNNNNNNNNNNNNNNNNNNNNNNNNNNNNNNNNNNNNNNNNNNNNNNNNNNNNNNNNNNNNNNNNNNNNNNgttttcttctatagcctcaggccgaccaaagctttgttagtagatttggtgaacggaaactcaaagaagcccgtgtcgtatatatatatgcgcgcgtgtgtgtgtgtgtgtgtgtgtgtgtgtgtgtgtgtaaacaaaaaatttataattaattacatcAAATAATTGTGGAGAAAGAATTAACAACATTGTTTTTGGAGGTCCAGTTTTATCCCGGAAAGAATACATCTACTAGCATGCCAGAATTGAAGCTTTCATGTACTGGAAGTTATGGCAGCATTAATTGTAATCGAAAAGAAGAAATGGAATAGAATGACACCAGAAAAGTTGATATGATAGTGTCAACATACTCTGGGGATATGTCAAGTAACATAGACATGAAAATTAAGCAAATATACCATCAAGGTTAATAAGAAAGGTAGTGGCTCCAGGTTGAAGTGTTTGTActgatgtgtatattatattccCCTAAAAGAAATACAGAATTATCAAAATGCTAAGATCCTGAAGGATGAAACTGAAAGTAAAGAATCTATAATAAACGGTGTATTGGgaataattcaaaaataatttagatAATCATAACCCAAACAccaggatatatacatatgcaacatacagaaaatagcactactgcaCACATTATTTTGAGTACTTTCAATATAGCAACACTATCACTGACAGTACTCACTTGAGCACTGTCAGTACATTAGTAAACACATTAAAATACTGCACATATCCATGGCTGTACTCGGTAGTGTAGTGGaagtatacaataaaaataagagtaaatgaaaatgagagtgaataataataataataataataataataataataataataataataataataataataataataataataataataacgataataataataataatgataaaataataataataataatgatgatgatgatgatgatgatgatgatgatgataataataataataataataataataataataataataacaataataataataatgataatactaaatgccttgatgcagtatcaggcagtgacTTTCATGGTTctaggtataaaagatgagctacaacaaatattctacaacaataccacagacttgcttgtcagttgtttgaacttaaccacttgagtatgtcccttagtggctgacgatatatgcatctctgatcacgagcagaagtgggggagcatcatgtgttgagaggaattctttgaggcttggataattcacccttggaaacatgggtatttcgttcaacatccttaaacaacccttattcagggaccttttgaacgggatgggctacacagtctgaagaaaattctaactgggccccatctgcaaggtcatgcgctgttaatcttgatatgagactaccatgtcgcgcacatatggttgtggtgatgcatgtgcctggtgtacccttatcagacgggtagttatgatgggtataatgggcttcgtatattttaccccgttGTCATTTTGAgtgcatgcactactctctcactcaataataataataataataataataataataataataataataataataatattctgcttaatactaaatattctgcttaatacttggtttaaagatgagctacagcaaatattctgtttaataccacagatttgcttgtcagttgtttgaccttaaccacttgagcatgtcccttggtggctgacgatatgtgcatctctgatcatgagcagaagtagtgggggagcatcatagccatgcggtgagaggaattctttgaggtttgaataattcacctttggaaacataggtgttttgctcaacatccttaaacaacccttattcaggaaccttttgagtgggatgggctacacaacctgaagaaaattctaactggtccccacctgcgaggtcatgcgctgtttatcttgatatgagatcatcatgtcgcgcacacatggttgtgatgcatgtacctggtgNNNNNNNNNNNNNNNNNNNNNNNNNNNNNNNNNNNNNNNNNNNNNNNNNNNNNNNNNNNNNNNNNNNNNNNNNNNNNNNNNNNNNNNNNNNNNNNNNNNNNNNNNNNNNNNNNNNNNNNNNNNNNNNNNNNNNNNNNNNNNNNNNNNNNNNNNNNNNNNNNNNNNNNNNNNNNNNNNNNNNNNNNNNNNNNNNNNNNNNNNNNNNNNNNNNNNNNNNNNNNNNNNNNNNNNNNNNNNNNNNNNNNNNNNNNNNNNNNNNNNNNNNNNNNNNNNNNNNNNNNNNNNNNNNNNNNNNNNNNNNNNNNNNNNNNNNNNNNNNNNNNNNNNNNNNNNNNNNNNNNNNNNNNNNNNNNNNNNNNNNNNNNNNNNNNNNNNNNNNNNNNNNNNNNNNNNNNNNNNNNNNNNNNNNNNNNNNNNNNNNNNNNNNNNNNNNNNNNNNNNNNNNNNNNNNNNNNNNNNNNNNNNNNNNNNNNNNNNNNNNNNNNNNNNNNNNNNNNNNNNNNNNNNNNNNNNNNNNNNNNNNNaataataataataataataataataataataataataataataataataataataataataataataataataatgttttctcatTTAGATACagtgccagcaattttaagagcaAGGAGTCAGTACCATCGACctgagtacttgactggtgctttatctAGCGAAGGGGTGAAGTTGGCCACGGTGGAAatagaactcagaacgcaaagaatgGGGACAAATGCCACAAGGCGTTTTGTCCGACGctttaacgattttgccaataaTGTCTTACCTTTGGAAAATGAGTTATGTCTGTCAACAAAATGATACTCTATTGCAGCTCTGCTTGGATATGGTGGTGAATAAATATGTCCTAGAGGATGGTTATGTCCTGGATGGTAGCTATGTAAACTGGTTGGACTGTGTAAGTAGGTAGTGCTGGCCGCCATCAATCCGTGGCTGTCGTAAATGGCAAGAGGTTTACAAATTGTCGCCGTATTGGCTGTTTGCAAAAGTGCCGGGTTCAAAGGCGTGGGTCTTTGaggttggtgttgttgctgatggtcaAAATGATGGTTATATTGATtattctgttgttgctgctgttgttgttggtgttggtgttggtggtggtagtgatgatattCCTGCGCCTGTTGTtcatgctgttgttcttgttgttcttgttgctcttgttgttcttgttgctcttgttgcaatagatggtactggtggtggttaTGTTGGTGGTTATGCTGatgattgttgctgttactgttgttgttgcttgtcctgttgctgttattgctgttattattgttgttatggtaCGCTTGATGGAAAAgtaggtggtgatgatgatggtgaagtagCAGGTGGTTGTGAttggtgatgttgctgttattgttgttttgtgacAGCTGATACGGGTAAAATAAGGGTGGTGGTAACAGTGTTCTTAGCGGAGGCGATTGCGGACTGGGGCATCCACCGCCCACATCGCTACTCATGTTACTCGAACTACAGATTGTACTACGTCCTGCACTGCAGCCCATGGGGGTACATGCTCGTCCACCCGGGGTGTTAGAATGGTCCAGTGAGGATAGCGTTGCAGCAgtaagtggtgatggtgttgatgatgaagatgataatgacgatgatgatgatgatgatgatgatgatgatgatgatgatgtagtcaaAAGAacagttgtggtggttgtgatggtggtattggtggctGTTGTGTTGTTACCTAGGATATCATCGATTAAGAAAGAGGTATGACCGCCACTAATGCCACGCGCGCCACCTCTGCCACCActttcatttccattattgttattgttattattattattattattattattattattattattattattattattatcattattattattaactgttgTTATGCTAGTagggttgttgctgttgttgttcatgtcgctgttgatgttgttgctgttgttgtttttgctgctgttgcagttgtggtggttgtggttattgttgatgatggtaaGTCCACCGTCGGACCCGAACGCACCGAGACCTCTTCTCAATCCGAGGCCTGCTGACCTCAGCGACGAcgctagtgatggtgatgtagGATGAGTGAAGTGAGCTTGTAGGTGGGCGTGGCTTCGTGTGTGCAAGTCGGCAGTCCAGTGGTCGAAGCCGACGGGGCAATGTGCAGCGGGTGTTGCTGAGTACAGCATCactagagagaggaagagagtgagagcgagagaggggaagaaggagagagcgagagagagagggggggcagtaGAGTGATAGGAAGATTATATACCAATTATATTCTGTGTGACGTAcattgaaacaaaattatttgcaaTTTGGAACCAGTGGCCCGAAAGGCTACAAACACTTAATAATATGAGTGCACTcatgtatacgtgtatctgtgtgtgtgtgtgtgtgtgtttgtgcgtgcgaatgtgtgcgtgtgtctataagCAGTATTTAGATGCATGCCACTGGCAACTGTGGTTTTTTTTCTTGgcacatttttgtttatatatatatatatatatatatNNNNNNNNNNNNNNNNNNNNNNNNNNNNNNNNNNNNNNNNNNNNNNNNNNNNNNNNNNNNNNNNNNNNNNNNNNNNNNNNNNNNNNNNNNNNNNNNNNNNNNNNNNNatatatgtatgtatgtatgtatgtaggtatgtttttgtatatgtgtgcgtatgtatgtatatgtagataacaTATAGTTAAAAATACggaaaagaaattatgattttgtaatttatgtaattaataaatagtaataactgatgatgatgatgatgatgatgatgatgatgatgatgatgatgatgatgatgatgatgaagatgatggccgCGGCACAAAAAAAGGATACGAATGAATTGAACTCTGAGTAtctacaagaagaaaaacaagacaaaatgtgCGTGTGGgggtggctgtatgtgtgtgtttgatagttatttctactcgaggcacaaggccttgaaaattttgggagaatggggatagtcgattatatcgaccccagtgcgtaactggtacttatttcatcgacctcgaaaggatgaaaggcaaagttgaccttggcggaaattgaactcagaacgtagctgcagtgtgtatgtatgaataatgcTCTAACTCACTATATACTCTATCCACGGTGGGTGGTAGTTTGATCTCCAGACAGCCACACTCGTTGCTGTTTAATCTCGAGTAATCCTCATCCAGTAGATCTACGATCAAAGCCGTTCAAGTATAGTCATCATTCTATCTTTTTAATTTCGTGCACAAtgtatctcggactacattatccaatatgttcttcGCTTTTTCAAGTACATTTGTCCACTATTCCTAACAGATTCGACGACCATCTCTTATAGGTTGTTTGTTGTCAGTAAAGAAGGTGGGAGCGACGCCCAACACAGTAAAAACAGGAACGCCTGATCCGAAAGTCAGCACAAAACAGATTGGTTGCGTTGGCTTGTCATATTATAAATGAGCATTGTAgcacaatagtagtagtagtagtgtgaactctctctctctctctctctctctctctctctctctctctctctcttcccttctctctctccctcctccttgtCGCTTTCTCTATGTCAGCCTTTCTTTTCTCACCCTTTCATTATTAACAGATACAgttatacaatcacacacatatacatactcttactcgcgcgcatacacgcatacgcacacgcacgcacgcacgcacgcacgcacgcacgcacacacacacacacacacacacacacacatgcacacacatatatacacacaccactacTTTAAGATCTTTCCTCTGATTGGTTGATATTTTTTGGCGGGGACTAATGTATATTTCTaagtgtgttcatgtatgcatgtgtcagtgtgtgtgagtacgtgaactggtttatgtgtgtgtatgtacatgtgtgtgtgtgtgtgtgtgtgtgtgtatgtacatgtgtgtgtgtatgtacatgtgtgtgtgtctgtgtgtgtgtgtttgtgagtacgtgaactgtttatgcgtgtgtatgtatatgtgtgtgtgtatccctttaTCATTCATTTGCTTCAACCATTAGTCTGCTGCCATGCtcaggcaccgccttgaagaattttaaccgAATAAATAGgtcttaattttttatatatataatacatatatatatatatatatatatatatatatatatatatatatatatatatatacgacgggtttgtttcagtttccgcccgccaaatccactcacaaggctttagtcgccCGAGGTAACAGCAGAAGACCTTcactcaagatgccacgcagtgggactgaacccgggacaatCTAGTTGGGAAaagaacttcttaccacacagcctcgccTGAACTTctgtctcttacttgtttcaatcattaggctgtgcccatgctggggtaccaccttgaagggtttagtcgagcaaatcggcccagTATCATtttgaaacctggtacttattctatcgatactttttgctgaaccgctaatttacaggggcGTTAGTAAACCAGACCAGCTGCCAGGTGGTAGTGGAggaatgcgcgcgcacacacacatgtatgtatgtatgcatgtgtgtgtgtgtgtgtgtgtgtgtgtatgtgtgagagagagagagagagagagaaagagagagagagaggatgtacgGCCTAATGGTCTCGGTGTTGCTCTTCAGCAAAACTTTTCTGACGTTGTTCAacaatcacttcgacacctgacgtgtggtacatcgtgcacctgttcaagcaatgtcgatttgatgaagggagtgagctaatgtacagcaaatacatataaacaaatcacCATAAACAAATTACTTCTGTGTGCCGTTCGACAGAAAAAGGTGAACACGCATTCGTCATTTTTGATGGGTGAGTTCaccatctaatatataaaatagagatgtatgtgtattcacttctcacgtgaaaacggcttcattAATTACTTCCATACTTTTGATGCATGAATGATTTGACCTCGGATACATGTTAGGGTcttcatttaattgtttttattaaaaataaaaaattttgctttttatattagatttacgtctttgaaagtttttaaaaaataaatattttcttccggTTTTCTAATGTATACAATGCGCCgttcaatatttacattttaaccgCTTCTACTTAATTTCAgtcgcattgttttttttttgttgtttttttttgttttttttttgctcctaGGGAAAATACATGAACTTCACAGtttcttatctatttttttcttgaaaatcttACTCTTCTCCTTACTGATAGAaacatttcgtgtgtgtgtgtgtgtgtgtgttcgtatcataaataaagaaacatttaatttttttggaACTGCGTTTTTTGTGTTTCTTCAAAGGATTTCTATTACTAAATCGAACGTAAAAGAAACAACTTAAGTGTCACACAATAATTTCTAGACCCGTATTAATTTCGGTTTTAGTACAGTAAACGGCAAGTTACTGCTGGTTTATAAACACGGGACATATCGCACTCAGACAcaaatctatttatctgtctgtctgtctgtctgtctgtctgtctgtctgtctgtctgtctctctctctcgaagCGGCAAGCTGACAAAAaggctgagcgaaatgcttagcggtatttcgtctgtctttatgttctgagttcaaattccgccgaggttgacttagcctttcatccttacgaggtcgataaattaagtaccagttgcgtactgggtcgatctaatcgactggctccctctcccaaaatttcgggccttgtgcctagaatagaaaagaatatatctctctatctatatctctctgtttatctctatcTGTCaatcgctatctatctatctatatctcactctctctccgcTTTCTTAGACACAATATTACTTTCGGTTTTAGTACCATAAACGGCATGTTACTGCTAGCTTATAAACACGCGGCATATCGCACTGacatacaaatctatctatctatctatctatctatctatctatctatctatctatctatctatctatctatctatctatctatctatcttatttctctGTCCaactggctctctctctctctcttttcctctctttccctctttctatctctcactcactctctgttttcactttcacttttcaggtgccattgtttcactttaatttcaatcgctattgttttcactgtaagttttcaatcGCTATTCAATCCGTACACTTCGTTAAATTTGcttacaaatttcttatttacatttgcaacgtttgtgtgtgtgtgtgtgtgtgtgtgtgtgtgtgtgtgtgtgtgtgttttgttgttgacGGAATTACTGATAAAAGCAAGTTTATAAATTACTGACAGAATTAACtttaaaaatttcacttaaatccgtACGTTGAGTTAATTTCCCTAAAAGTTTCTTAGTTACCTTTGCAgcagttttgtgtttttctgctgTTGACAGTTTTTTTCAGGATCCTTCGATACTGGCTTTTTGGTTCACTGGGTGACAAATTTCGTTTCAACccgtacaattctttattttccgtaaaaatttcttatttagttTCTGCCCATCGtattaagaaacataatttcctttaccaagttattttcattgttaactATTTTCTGCAgccatgtatttctgtatacgtatataaccgTGCCTAGAAGAAAAGTGTCACATTTGTCTACAAGGTCAGTCAAAATAATGTCCCTctccagagaaagagagacagctgtAGAAAGTGAAGTACGCTAAGAAACAAAtagactgtgcactacaaaagccagagtatctcaaagtgatgaacagaggtatgcacggctgacaacgaataggatctccactgcaaaacgaagagcagttgcaacagctcagagaagcaacttctatgaagcagctttcaattatgatcaagcagttcattatgcagatggcacgagagtttccattggtgcaatgacaactgagtgcatacattgtaaagcaagaaAGTGGCCTGGAGAGACATCTGCACTGTGCggcagtggtggaaaggttaaactccctgcaatcccccaacctccagagccaNNNNNNNNNNAAAAGCCAGAgtatctcaaagtgatgaacagaggtatgcacggctgacaacgaataggatctccactgcaaaacgaagagcagttgcaacagctcagagaagcaacttctatgaagcagctttcaattatgatcaagcagttcattatgcagatggcacgagagtttccattggtgcaatgacaactgagtgNNNNNNNNNNNNNNNNNNNNNNNNNNNNNNNNNNNNNNNNNNNNNNNNNNNNNNNNNNNNNNNNNNNNNNNNNNNNNNNNNNNNNNNNNNNNNNNNNNNNNNNNNNNNNNNNNNNNNNNNNNNNNNNNNNNNNNNNNNNNNNNNNNNNNNNNNNNNNNNNNNNNNNNNNNNNNNNNNNNNNNNNNNNNNNNNNNNNNNNNNNNNNNNNNNNNNNNNNNNNNNNNNNNNNNNNNNNNNNNNNNNNNNNNNNNNNNNNNNNNNNNNNNNNNNNNNNNNNNNNNNNNNNNNNNNNNNNNNNNNNNNNNNNNNNNNNNNNNNNNNNNNNNNNNNNNNNNNNNNNNNNNNNNNNNNNNNNNNNNNNNNNNNNNNNNNNNNNNNNNNNNNNNNNNNNNNNNNNNNNNNNNNNNNNNNNNNNNNNNNNNNNNNNNNNNNNNNNNNNNNNNNNNNNNNNNNNNNNNNNNNNNNNNNNNNNNNNNNNNNNNNNNNNNNNNNNNNNNNNNNNNNNNNNNNNNNNNNNNNNNNNNNNNNNNNNNNNNNNNNNNNNNNNNNNNNNNNNNNNNNNNNNNNNNNNNNNNNNNNNNNNNNNNNNNNNNNNNNNNNNNNNNNNNNNNNNNNNNNNNNNNNNNNNNNNNNNNNNNNNNNNNNNNNNNNNNNNNNNNNNNNNNNNNNNNNNNNNNNNNNNNNNNNNNNNNNNNNNNNNNNNNNNNNNNNNNNNNNNNNNNNNNNNNNNNNNNNNNNNNNNNNNNNNNNNNNNNNNNNNNNNNNNNNNNNNNNNNNNNNNNNNNNNNNNNNNNNNNNNNNNNNNNNNNNNNNNNNNNNNNNNNNNNNNNNNNNNNNNNNNNNNNNNNNNNNNNNNNNNNNNNNNNNNNNNNNNNNNNNNNNNNNNNNNNNNNNNNNNNNNNNNNNNNNNNNNNNNNNNNNNNNNNNNNNNNNNNNNNNNNNNNNNNNNNNNNNNNNNNNNNNNNNNNNNNNNNNNNNNNNNNNNNNNNNNNNNNNNNNNNNNNNNNNNNNNNNNNNNNNNGGGTGGAGACACCAACATTTAAACGACATGGATTTCAAAAATTCATCTTTTAAACGGCTTCCTTTCATTGTTTTGCAATGCGTGAAAAAAAGTGGGGGCGGGAGAGGGTTCGGAATCCCGGCAAAAATTGGGAAATTCAAACAGCTATTTCCAGTTTCCAGTAGGAGGAAGGAGGTGGagcacaatgagtaatatttactgcatttttgactttgatgtaaatatatttttacaagtgCTCACTACCTTGCCAAAACTATATCAGCGAAGTAAACACCTCTAAATGCAGTAAAACCTATAACATATTCAAAACACTATTTTAGAAAATTATCactgttctctttgagcataCCGGGGCAAAACGGGTTAGACAAGATAAAGTAAATTTTCCTCTCcagttctccagaattacatttgaaaaaggactcatgcacataaacatccatccatccatccttagACATGAGAAAGATTAGAAAGGCAACAAAATTTAAACTACcttggtcaaatgaaagaggattaTGGGAAAATAGCACATAATATGAAGTTAGTGTAACTCAACTAAATCTAAaaattcaacataaaatattctctatagcttcttcaccaaatattatccagatattttattagctacTTCAATTACAATCGAGtaaaatttgaggaaaattttcttgaaaatagtATGTCACCTATGTTGCAAACTCTTAACTTCAGCAACAACTATGTAAACTATACTGACTAGCGGGTTGGCagaagatatcgatagaataagcaccaggtttaaaaGAGTAAGTTcagggatcgatttcttcaactaaaaggtggtactttagcatggccacactcaaatgactgaaacaagtaacagagtaaaagagtattaaatatatatatatatattatagcctcaggctgaccaaagcctcgtaagtggatttcgtacacggaaactgaaagaagactatcttatatatgtgtgtgcgtgtgtgtgtgagtttgtaagcccaccatcgcttgacaactaatgttgctGGGTTTATATTCCCataccttagcggttcggtaaaagacactgatataataagtactaggcttacaaagaataaatcctgtggtcgattGGTCCAACCGatgccggtgctccagcatggccgcagtaatatgactgaaataagtaaaacaataaaaaaaaactatgcctttttaatcccgagcaaggccgggtctctctctctctctacatatatatatatatatacatacctacatatatatatacacacataNNNNNNNNNNNNNNNNNNNNNNNNNNNNNNNNNNNNNNNNNNNNNNNNNNNNNNNNNNNNNNNNNNNNNNNNNNNNNNNNNNNNNNNNNNNNNNNNNNNNNNNNNNNNNNNNNNNNNNNNNNNNNNNNNNNNNNNNNNNNNNNNNNNNNNNNNNNNNNNNNNNNNNNNNNNNNNNNNNNNNNNNNNNNNNNNNNNNNNNNNNNNNNNNNNNNNNNNNNNNNNNNNNNNNNNNNNNNNNNNNNNNNNNNNNNNNNNNNNNNNNNNNNNNNNNNNNNNNNNNNNNNNNNNNNNNNNNNNNNNNNNNNNNNNNNNNNNNNNNNNNNNNNNNNNNNNNNNNNNNNNNNNNNNNNNNNNNNNNNNNNNNNNNNNNNNNNNNNNNNNNNNNNNNNNNNNNNNNNNNNNNNNNNNNNNNNNNNNNNNNNNN from Octopus bimaculoides isolate UCB-OBI-ISO-001 chromosome 14, ASM119413v2, whole genome shotgun sequence encodes:
- the LOC128249343 gene encoding uncharacterized protein DDB_G0283357-like — encoded protein: MLYSATPAAHCPVGFDHWTADLHTRSHAHLQAHFTHPTSPSLASSLRSAGLGLRRGLGAFGSDGGLTIINNNHNHHNCNSSKNNNSNNINSDMNNNSNNPTSITTVNNNNDNNNNNNNNNNNNNNNNNNNNNGNESGGRGGARGISGGHTSFLIDDILGNNTTATNTTITTTTTVLLTTSSSSSSSSSSSSSSLSSSSSTPSPLTAATLSSLDHSNTPGGRACTPMGCSAGRSTICSSSNMSSDVGGGCPSPQSPPLRTLLPPPLFYPYQLSQNNNNSNITNHNHLLLHHHHHHLLFHQAYHNNNNNSNNSNRTSNNNSNSNNHQHNHQHNHHQYHLLQQEQQEQQEQQEQQEQQHEQQAQEYHHYHHQHQHQQQQQQQQNNQYNHHFDHQQQHQPQRPTPLNPALLQTANTATICKPLAIYDSHGLMAASTTYLHSPTSLHSYHPGHNHPLGHIYSPPYPSRAAIEYHFVDRHNSFSKVASKAPLLWNHFMQRPLHKRKGGQVRFSNDQTIELEKKFETQKYLSPPERKRLAKLLQLTERQVRACFIIHSLSASRHYFLLFLSFPSPSPD